One part of the Sporosarcina ureae genome encodes these proteins:
- a CDS encoding alpha/beta hydrolase family protein has protein sequence MKKRQVAIEDLFETKSVTNPVLAPNDSEAVFTVTELNRKDNAYYSAIHHIELETGAVTRWTYGKQQVRAPKWSADGKQLAFISNRSDTDQLYVMQKAGGEARALTNCTEGIDSFEWSPCGKKIWFSGAVRTGETFSTTEKKEGKMPQPIRVTNMKYKADFVGVLPQEVYTQIGYVDIATCAVFDFTSEPFDHTLEAVSHDGKQLVIAVNRNKNVDHDFSLPLVLVDIETKNETMILDEQGYFGEVAFSKDDRYIAYTGYALTFANVTQADVFVYDQSNGQTMNLTAGIDAPIGDESISDHLQQTIAPGVVWTEDEQLYFQLSSMGDVRLYAATLDGAIYPATGEEEHVYGYDVATNAEFALLTVSTMTNPGELYRQTIATGERTKLTSFNEDWLKKVELVEPETIHYTNGNTNVQGWLMKPANFTEGETYPLIVEIHGGPHAMYGFTYFHEMQVLAAEGYGVLYLNPRGSHGYSQAFVDAVRGDYGGGGYEDIMAGLDEVLKTENWIDETRLGVTGGSYGGFMTNWIVGHTNRFKAAVTQRSICNWISFFGVSNIGYYFTDWHLQAGMKDVDKLWNQSPLKYAENIETPLLILHAERDFVCPIEQAEQLYITLKDLGKETEFVRFPESDHNLSRTGKPNLRIARLEEITGWFKRYL, from the coding sequence ATGAAAAAACGACAGGTAGCAATTGAAGATTTATTTGAAACGAAATCGGTAACGAATCCGGTACTGGCACCAAATGATTCAGAAGCGGTATTTACGGTAACGGAGTTAAACAGAAAAGACAATGCGTATTATTCTGCTATTCACCATATCGAGTTGGAGACAGGCGCCGTGACGCGGTGGACGTATGGCAAACAGCAAGTACGTGCGCCGAAATGGTCTGCGGACGGCAAGCAACTCGCGTTTATATCGAATCGTAGTGACACCGATCAACTTTATGTCATGCAAAAGGCTGGCGGAGAAGCACGCGCATTGACGAACTGTACAGAAGGAATTGATTCATTCGAATGGTCACCGTGCGGCAAGAAAATTTGGTTTTCAGGGGCTGTTAGAACGGGCGAAACGTTTTCTACTACGGAGAAAAAAGAAGGTAAAATGCCACAGCCGATTCGCGTGACGAACATGAAATACAAAGCGGATTTCGTCGGGGTACTGCCGCAAGAAGTTTACACACAAATTGGCTATGTCGACATTGCGACTTGCGCTGTCTTTGATTTTACGTCGGAACCATTCGATCATACGCTTGAAGCGGTGTCGCATGACGGCAAGCAACTGGTGATAGCCGTCAATCGCAATAAAAACGTCGATCATGACTTCAGTTTACCGTTAGTGCTCGTGGACATCGAGACGAAAAACGAAACGATGATCCTTGACGAACAAGGATACTTCGGCGAGGTTGCATTCTCAAAAGACGATCGCTATATCGCGTATACAGGCTATGCTTTGACGTTCGCCAACGTTACGCAAGCAGATGTATTCGTCTATGACCAATCAAACGGTCAGACGATGAATCTGACAGCAGGCATCGACGCACCGATCGGAGACGAAAGTATATCTGATCACTTGCAGCAAACGATCGCACCAGGTGTCGTCTGGACAGAAGACGAGCAACTTTATTTCCAACTATCGAGTATGGGGGACGTTCGTCTATATGCGGCTACACTCGACGGTGCCATTTATCCTGCGACGGGCGAAGAAGAACATGTCTACGGCTATGATGTCGCAACTAATGCTGAATTTGCTTTGCTAACGGTCAGCACGATGACGAACCCAGGAGAACTGTATCGTCAAACGATAGCGACAGGCGAACGGACGAAGCTGACTTCATTCAATGAAGACTGGCTGAAGAAAGTGGAATTGGTGGAGCCTGAAACGATCCACTATACGAACGGCAATACAAACGTCCAAGGGTGGCTCATGAAACCGGCGAACTTTACAGAAGGCGAAACGTATCCGTTGATCGTTGAAATACACGGTGGACCGCATGCGATGTACGGCTTTACGTATTTCCATGAGATGCAGGTGCTCGCAGCAGAAGGTTATGGCGTTCTCTATCTTAATCCACGTGGCAGTCACGGCTACAGTCAAGCGTTTGTCGACGCAGTGCGTGGCGATTACGGTGGTGGCGGATACGAAGATATTATGGCAGGGCTGGATGAAGTGTTGAAAACCGAAAACTGGATCGACGAAACACGACTTGGCGTAACAGGGGGGAGCTATGGTGGCTTCATGACGAACTGGATCGTCGGACATACCAACCGCTTCAAAGCAGCTGTCACGCAACGATCGATCTGTAACTGGATCAGCTTCTTCGGTGTATCGAATATTGGCTACTACTTCACAGACTGGCATTTACAAGCCGGAATGAAAGACGTCGACAAGTTATGGAACCAATCACCGCTAAAATATGCAGAGAACATCGAGACACCGTTATTGATTCTTCACGCAGAACGAGATTTCGTCTGTCCAATCGAACAAGCGGAGCAATTGTATATTACGCTGAAAGATTTAGGCAAAGAGACAGAATTTGTCCGTTTCCCCGAATCTGATCATAATTTGTCAAGAACAGGGAAGCCGAATCTACGAATTGCGCGATTAGAAGAGATTACCGGCTGGTTTAAACGATATCTATAA
- the aspA gene encoding aspartate ammonia-lyase: protein MMEEQLLYRIESDFIGDKKVPQDAYYGIQTLRAAENFPITGYRVNRDLIRAIAIVKKSAAQANRDIGQLDANLAEAIIQASEEVINGGLRDQFLVDPIQGGAGTSVNMNANEVIANRALEILGHQKGEYDIISPNTHVNMAQSTNDAFPTAIHIATLMKVDKLLEVMESLHKTYLKKSIEFQSVLKMGRTHLQDAVPIRLGQEFEAYAMVLRRDIERVRVSRVYLYEINMGATAVGTGLNADPLYIKKVASYLSENSGFELKSSTHLVDATQNTDSYVQVSAALRGTMLNQSKICNDLRLMASGPRTGLSEVSLPARQPGSSIMPGKVNPVMAEVMNQVSFQVVGNDMTIALASEAGQFELNVMEPVLVFNLLQSLKIMTNVFGVFRDYCLDGITAHVEHLEEYVEKSIGIITAINPHVGYEVASEIAKEALLTNKSIREICIERNILSKEDLDTILHPFEMTKPGISGKELLKKKIILSK, encoded by the coding sequence ATGATGGAAGAGCAATTACTATACAGAATAGAGTCGGATTTTATCGGTGACAAGAAAGTACCACAAGACGCGTATTATGGAATTCAAACATTGCGCGCAGCGGAAAACTTCCCGATCACGGGCTATCGCGTCAACCGCGACTTGATCCGTGCGATTGCAATTGTTAAAAAATCAGCTGCACAAGCTAACCGCGACATTGGTCAATTGGACGCGAATCTTGCCGAAGCGATTATCCAGGCGTCTGAAGAAGTAATCAATGGCGGATTGCGTGACCAATTCCTCGTCGACCCGATCCAAGGTGGAGCAGGAACGTCGGTCAATATGAACGCAAACGAAGTCATCGCCAACCGTGCGCTTGAAATTCTAGGCCACCAAAAAGGCGAATATGACATCATTAGCCCGAACACCCACGTAAACATGGCGCAGTCGACAAATGATGCATTCCCAACAGCCATCCATATCGCAACATTAATGAAAGTAGATAAATTACTAGAAGTGATGGAATCTCTTCATAAAACGTACTTGAAAAAGTCCATTGAGTTCCAATCGGTCTTGAAAATGGGCCGTACACACTTGCAAGACGCGGTTCCGATCCGTCTTGGACAAGAATTCGAAGCCTACGCAATGGTACTACGTCGTGACATCGAACGCGTTCGTGTATCACGTGTCTATTTATATGAAATCAACATGGGCGCAACAGCTGTCGGAACTGGCCTAAACGCAGACCCACTATATATCAAAAAAGTAGCTAGCTATCTTTCTGAAAACAGTGGCTTCGAACTAAAGTCTTCCACACACCTAGTAGACGCAACACAAAACACAGACTCGTACGTTCAAGTATCGGCAGCACTACGCGGCACGATGCTGAACCAGTCGAAAATCTGTAATGACCTGCGCCTCATGGCATCCGGTCCACGCACAGGTTTATCCGAAGTTTCATTACCTGCAAGACAGCCTGGATCATCCATCATGCCAGGTAAAGTCAACCCAGTAATGGCAGAAGTCATGAACCAAGTGTCGTTCCAAGTAGTCGGTAACGATATGACAATCGCGTTGGCGTCTGAAGCTGGCCAGTTCGAATTAAACGTCATGGAGCCAGTATTGGTGTTCAACTTGCTACAGTCATTGAAGATCATGACGAACGTCTTCGGCGTATTCCGCGACTATTGCCTAGACGGCATCACAGCACACGTCGAGCACTTGGAAGAGTACGTGGAGAAGAGTATCGGTATCATCACAGCGATCAATCCTCACGTTGGCTATGAAGTGGCGTCAGAGATTGCAAAAGAAGCATTGCTGACGAACAAGTCCATCCGCGAGATTTGTATCGAGAGAAATATCCTGTCTAAAGAAGATCTGGATACGATTCTACATCCGTTCGAGATGACGAAGCCTGGTATTTCGGGTAAAGAGTTGTTGAAGAAGAAGATTATTCTTTCTAAATAA
- a CDS encoding late competence development ComFB family protein — protein MKVHNIMEVVVRDVISKYKNELNMPCTCDHCMNDVLAMTLNNVKPQYIVEESNSAYIRAVHEADRQGATAILTKVAWAAGIVGQNPRCYNMKNPSDH, from the coding sequence ATGAAAGTGCATAACATTATGGAAGTTGTCGTCCGTGACGTCATCTCCAAGTATAAAAACGAACTCAACATGCCTTGCACATGCGACCACTGCATGAACGACGTGCTCGCCATGACGCTCAACAACGTCAAACCGCAATACATCGTCGAAGAATCAAACAGCGCCTACATCCGCGCCGTCCACGAAGCCGACCGTCAAGGGGCAACCGCCATCTTGACGAAAGTCGCTTGGGCTGCCGGTATCGTCGGACAAAATCCTAGATGCTACAACATGAAAAACCCTTCCGATCACTAA
- a CDS encoding flagellin translates to MQRNATDMEKTLAKLSSGSKVEKGSQNASGMAISETMRAQIKGLSQAQRNMQDGLSVLEVSNEGLNNINDLLQRGRELAVASANGTLTDNDRQASSEELSQILQAIDDTAGKLEFNTMKILGDDTAIKLQVGANPGQQMTIGNIDVSTTKLGLDGASLATRTDAEQLISTMDKAINIVSSTLTKVGSEMEGIQHHLTNALVFENNLTTSLSKLADTDVAKEMMTFVQQDIRSKGDQMLINSVNSNLKDTVSLLR, encoded by the coding sequence ATGCAAAGGAATGCAACGGACATGGAAAAGACGCTTGCTAAGCTCAGCAGTGGGTCGAAAGTGGAAAAAGGAAGTCAAAACGCTTCCGGCATGGCCATTTCCGAAACGATGCGGGCTCAGATTAAGGGATTATCCCAAGCGCAACGCAATATGCAAGACGGACTTTCTGTACTTGAAGTGTCCAATGAAGGCTTGAATAATATCAATGATCTCTTGCAACGTGGACGTGAATTGGCAGTAGCTTCTGCAAATGGCACGTTGACTGACAATGATCGTCAAGCAAGTAGCGAAGAATTGTCGCAAATACTACAAGCCATTGATGATACGGCAGGCAAACTCGAGTTCAATACGATGAAAATCCTTGGCGATGATACCGCGATCAAGTTACAAGTAGGCGCCAATCCAGGACAGCAGATGACGATTGGCAATATCGACGTCAGTACGACAAAGCTAGGCTTGGACGGTGCGTCACTGGCTACACGGACAGACGCAGAACAATTAATTTCCACGATGGACAAGGCGATCAATATAGTGTCAAGCACGCTGACGAAAGTCGGATCGGAAATGGAAGGAATTCAGCATCACTTAACGAACGCATTGGTGTTCGAAAACAATTTAACGACTTCCCTTTCGAAGTTGGCCGATACCGATGTGGCGAAGGAAATGATGACATTCGTTCAGCAGGATATTCGTTCGAAGGGTGATCAGATGTTGATCAACTCGGTGAATAGTAATTTGAAAGATACAGTTTCGTTATTGAGATAA
- a CDS encoding flagellar protein FliS codes for MYVKRAITAYQTTVSTTTPMLDTMIELLNEMGNVLQSMQNEIKQQPTIELSDPLKKLQYALFELMAVVDHQTEEGERLFLLYVLLNQTLVSVQLKRRYELLPEICEQVNLLSEAWTEVRQHQRLQRYQTDTV; via the coding sequence ATGTACGTAAAACGTGCGATAACAGCCTATCAAACGACCGTCAGCACCACGACGCCAATGCTCGACACGATGATTGAGCTGTTGAATGAAATGGGCAATGTGCTACAAAGTATGCAAAATGAAATTAAACAGCAACCCACTATAGAATTATCCGATCCGTTAAAGAAACTTCAGTATGCGCTGTTCGAATTAATGGCCGTCGTGGATCATCAAACGGAAGAAGGGGAGCGGCTGTTTTTGTTGTATGTATTGCTGAATCAAACATTGGTTTCAGTGCAGTTGAAAAGACGGTATGAGCTATTACCTGAAATCTGTGAACAAGTGAATTTGTTGTCTGAAGCGTGGACTGAAGTACGTCAGCATCAGCGGTTGCAGCGCTATCAGACGGATACAGTATAA
- a CDS encoding enoyl-CoA hydratase-related protein codes for MQEIIYEQRDSVAYVTLNRPDSMNAFNYQLLLELGQVVEGIRIDPDVRAVVFTGSGDRAFSVGADLKERKTLTESMVRRNLNKIGDVFTMIDQLPQPTIAVINGFAFGGGMELALACDFRIAADSAVMGLTETGLAIIPGAGGTQRLPRLIGESKAMELILTARRVSAEEALQLGMVTQKAPLDSLEETVNTFVGSLLANGPIAIQQAKFAIKQGMMADLQTGLAIERKAYEMTMPTEDRVEALIAFSEKRKPVFKGK; via the coding sequence ATGCAGGAAATTATCTATGAACAAAGAGACTCAGTAGCGTATGTGACACTAAATCGACCCGATTCTATGAATGCATTCAACTACCAACTACTACTCGAACTTGGGCAAGTAGTTGAAGGTATCCGGATTGATCCTGACGTACGGGCAGTAGTATTTACAGGCAGCGGCGACAGAGCATTTAGTGTGGGCGCTGACTTAAAAGAACGCAAGACGTTGACGGAATCCATGGTCCGTCGAAATCTGAACAAGATCGGCGACGTCTTTACGATGATCGACCAACTCCCTCAGCCAACCATTGCGGTTATCAATGGCTTTGCATTCGGTGGTGGCATGGAACTCGCACTAGCTTGTGACTTCCGGATTGCAGCGGACAGTGCGGTGATGGGATTAACGGAAACTGGACTCGCGATTATTCCTGGAGCTGGTGGAACGCAACGGCTGCCTCGGTTGATTGGTGAATCGAAAGCGATGGAGCTGATTTTGACCGCACGACGCGTGTCTGCTGAAGAAGCATTGCAGTTAGGTATGGTGACGCAGAAAGCTCCTTTGGATTCATTGGAAGAGACGGTGAATACGTTTGTAGGTTCATTGCTCGCTAACGGACCGATTGCGATTCAACAGGCGAAGTTTGCGATCAAGCAAGGCATGATGGCGGACTTGCAGACGGGGCTTGCGATTGAGCGGAAGGCGTATGAGATGACGATGCCGACTGAGGATCGTGTGGAAGCGTTGATTGCTTTTTCGGAGAAGCGGAAACCTGTGTTTAAGGGGAAGTAA
- a CDS encoding DegV family protein, whose amino-acid sequence MKTAIVTDTTAYVPDDIKAELGIHTIPLLVTIEGKEFKEEVDLTTEAFYEMVRGKGPLPKTSQPAIGDFQTLYSELAKDYDAVISIHLSSGISGTYMGAVQAAELVPEIEVLPFDSEISAYPQGFYAIRAAELANEGVHPHAIIEELKEMQKDVSAYFMVADLSHLQRGGRLSGAQALVGGLLQVKPILHFVDKIIVPFEKIRTTRKAMKRISDLLAEDAKNSLLDAAVIHANRYDDAVEWKKQLEEKHPNVDFTISHFGPVIGTHLGEGAMGLGWVKRRGT is encoded by the coding sequence TTGAAAACAGCGATTGTGACAGATACGACGGCGTATGTGCCGGATGACATAAAAGCAGAACTTGGGATCCATACCATCCCCTTACTCGTAACCATCGAAGGCAAAGAATTCAAAGAAGAAGTCGACCTTACAACCGAAGCATTCTACGAAATGGTACGCGGCAAAGGCCCGCTACCGAAAACATCACAACCCGCAATCGGTGACTTCCAAACCCTATACAGCGAACTCGCCAAAGACTACGACGCAGTCATTTCCATCCACCTTTCAAGCGGCATCAGCGGAACCTATATGGGCGCTGTACAGGCTGCCGAACTCGTGCCGGAAATTGAAGTGCTACCGTTCGACTCGGAAATTTCAGCCTATCCCCAAGGCTTCTACGCCATCCGTGCTGCAGAGCTTGCGAATGAAGGCGTACACCCACATGCGATCATAGAAGAACTAAAAGAAATGCAAAAAGACGTCAGTGCCTATTTCATGGTGGCGGACTTATCGCATCTGCAACGTGGCGGTCGTTTATCCGGTGCACAGGCATTAGTTGGCGGCTTACTACAAGTAAAGCCGATCTTGCATTTCGTAGACAAAATCATCGTGCCGTTTGAGAAAATCCGTACGACGCGAAAAGCGATGAAGCGCATTTCAGATTTACTCGCGGAAGACGCAAAGAATTCATTGCTAGATGCAGCTGTGATCCATGCGAATCGCTATGACGACGCAGTAGAATGGAAGAAACAATTAGAAGAAAAACACCCGAATGTCGATTTCACGATCAGTCACTTTGGTCCGGTCATCGGCACCCATCTTGGAGAAGGGGCGATGGGACTCGGCTGGGTGAAACGACGCGGAACCTGA
- a CDS encoding DEAD/DEAH box helicase, which translates to MAEHLKEFLAGRIWLRHLLPFPESVVDEAISQGDIHIEKGVTTKKVWHGTHYRCQRCHNENRARFTIFMCAQCEAPCAYCRNCLNMGRVSCCSDLLTWTGTPPSYPTTHRMNWQGNLTPSQQKATNELLESTKQGVSHLLYAVCGSGKTEMLFRPIHYLLNEGQRVCLAAPRVDVILELLPRLTTAFPDTKVEALYGGAEVEHFDAQLILATTHQLYRFHEAFDAIFVDEADAFPYTADETLQRAVRKAAKPNAPIHFVTATPSSQLLAMNKKQGNISVLARRYHGQPLPVPRSVALWNYEKLLKKKRIPAKLLRWTTERLDKQQPFLIFFHQIELMELAEPLFQKLDERICAVHAEHDDRKERVQLLRQKEIPGLLTTTILERGITIPNVQVAVVGAEQTIFNKGALIQIGGRVGRSVPNTSGDFVLFHQGITRAMDEAKREIRKLNHTEVPQ; encoded by the coding sequence ATGGCCGAACACTTAAAAGAATTTCTGGCAGGGCGCATTTGGTTGCGTCATCTCTTGCCGTTCCCGGAAAGTGTCGTGGACGAAGCCATTAGTCAAGGCGACATCCATATAGAAAAAGGCGTGACCACAAAAAAAGTATGGCATGGGACGCACTATCGTTGTCAGCGTTGCCATAATGAAAATCGGGCGCGCTTCACCATATTTATGTGTGCTCAATGCGAAGCACCTTGCGCCTACTGCAGAAATTGTCTGAACATGGGGCGCGTGTCTTGCTGTTCCGATTTACTAACGTGGACAGGCACGCCACCCAGTTATCCAACAACCCACCGGATGAACTGGCAAGGCAATTTAACACCTTCGCAGCAAAAAGCGACGAATGAATTGCTTGAAAGCACGAAACAAGGGGTCTCTCATTTACTTTACGCGGTGTGTGGGTCAGGCAAGACGGAAATGCTGTTTCGGCCGATTCACTATTTGCTAAACGAAGGCCAGCGCGTATGTCTCGCGGCGCCGCGTGTGGACGTTATTTTGGAACTGTTGCCGCGGTTAACGACGGCTTTTCCTGATACGAAAGTAGAAGCGTTGTATGGCGGGGCGGAAGTAGAACACTTCGATGCACAGCTGATTCTAGCGACTACCCATCAGCTCTATCGTTTTCACGAAGCGTTTGACGCGATCTTCGTCGATGAAGCCGACGCGTTTCCATATACGGCGGATGAAACATTGCAGCGAGCGGTCCGAAAAGCCGCAAAACCGAATGCACCGATTCATTTCGTCACAGCGACCCCTTCGAGTCAGTTGCTTGCTATGAATAAAAAGCAAGGCAATATCTCGGTTCTCGCAAGACGTTATCACGGCCAGCCACTACCTGTACCGCGCAGCGTTGCGTTATGGAATTATGAGAAACTGCTGAAAAAGAAACGTATTCCAGCGAAATTACTACGCTGGACGACCGAACGTCTCGATAAGCAACAACCGTTCCTCATCTTCTTTCATCAAATCGAACTGATGGAACTGGCGGAACCGTTATTTCAGAAACTAGATGAACGAATTTGTGCAGTGCATGCGGAACATGATGACCGCAAGGAACGCGTGCAGTTGCTGAGACAGAAAGAGATTCCCGGTCTTCTGACGACAACGATTCTCGAGCGAGGGATTACGATACCGAACGTGCAAGTGGCGGTTGTTGGGGCGGAGCAAACGATCTTCAATAAAGGCGCGTTGATTCAAATCGGTGGACGCGTCGGTCGATCCGTGCCGAACACGTCAGGCGACTTTGTACTATTCCACCAAGGCATTACGCGCGCTATGGATGAAGCGAAACGGGAAATCCGCAAGCTGAACCACACCGAGGTGCCGCAATGA
- a CDS encoding ComF family protein: MTCLLCDKPLHDQPTWQHFLGIQKETSACPICFEKFERIDRIEQDDVLDSVHSLYAYNEAAREYLHQFKFMQDVALAQIFASSLRSVLNDSKKMIVPIPMHPFNKIRRTFSQVDALLEAANIPYQSLLGKTTESVMGEKSRSERLAMTELFQVTADIPSNEAVYVLVDDIYTTGTTLRHAARALKQRGIHRVEAVTLFRPIREK, from the coding sequence ATGACGTGTTTACTCTGCGACAAACCTCTACACGACCAGCCCACTTGGCAACATTTCCTCGGTATTCAGAAAGAAACATCCGCTTGTCCTATCTGTTTCGAGAAGTTCGAACGCATTGATCGTATCGAACAAGACGACGTACTCGATTCTGTTCATTCGCTCTATGCATATAATGAAGCAGCGAGAGAGTACTTGCATCAGTTCAAGTTCATGCAAGACGTGGCGCTTGCACAAATCTTCGCGTCGTCGTTACGCAGTGTACTGAACGATTCCAAGAAAATGATCGTGCCGATTCCTATGCATCCGTTCAATAAAATAAGGCGAACTTTTTCTCAAGTGGATGCGTTACTAGAAGCAGCGAATATTCCGTATCAATCACTACTCGGGAAAACGACGGAATCAGTTATGGGTGAAAAATCTCGTAGCGAACGCTTGGCGATGACTGAACTATTTCAAGTAACGGCCGATATACCAAGTAATGAAGCAGTGTATGTGCTTGTGGACGATATTTACACGACGGGTACAACATTGCGTCACGCGGCACGAGCACTGAAACAGCGTGGGATACACCGAGTGGAAGCTGTGACGTTATTCAGACCTATAAGAGAGAAGTGA
- a CDS encoding TIGR03826 family flagellar region protein: MAEARNCPTCGSMFNYTGLREVCSTCAQLEETLYETVYKFLRRRENRAANIDRIVEVTGVTEELLHKWVRKGRLQPALFPNLGYPCDRCGALTSSGKICDKCTEEIQADLQTFDAATELREAIKAHEQGTYHARKERR, encoded by the coding sequence ATGGCGGAAGCAAGAAATTGCCCGACATGTGGCAGTATGTTTAATTACACGGGCCTTCGGGAAGTGTGTTCTACGTGTGCACAATTGGAAGAGACGTTGTACGAAACCGTCTACAAGTTTTTACGCAGACGGGAAAACCGTGCGGCGAATATCGACCGGATCGTGGAAGTAACAGGCGTGACGGAAGAATTACTGCATAAATGGGTACGTAAAGGAAGACTGCAACCTGCACTATTCCCGAACCTTGGCTATCCATGTGATCGATGTGGCGCATTAACATCGTCAGGGAAAATCTGTGACAAATGTACGGAAGAAATTCAAGCAGACTTGCAGACGTTTGACGCAGCGACAGAGCTTCGTGAAGCGATTAAAGCGCATGAACAAGGCACATACCACGCACGAAAAGAACGTAGATGA
- the flgM gene encoding flagellar biosynthesis anti-sigma factor FlgM — translation MKVEGFKPQAVNPYRNQQMKVDQTKQASQMKTDKLEISSEAKKLSAASPIESARQQRVQELKAQVQSGEYQVDASKLASHMLSYFNKL, via the coding sequence ATGAAAGTAGAAGGATTTAAACCCCAAGCTGTCAATCCGTATAGGAATCAGCAAATGAAAGTAGACCAGACGAAACAGGCATCACAAATGAAAACGGATAAACTCGAGATTTCATCCGAAGCGAAGAAGTTATCTGCGGCTTCACCGATCGAATCGGCTAGACAACAGCGTGTACAGGAACTAAAAGCGCAAGTACAGTCTGGAGAGTATCAGGTAGATGCGAGCAAACTCGCTTCCCATATGCTGTCGTATTTCAATAAGCTATAA
- a CDS encoding flagellar protein FlgN: MSIEPILTTLNHLETLHTSLLRLSNDKTALLKSGDIEGIDQLLKEEQSHLAAIVQMDQKRVQEVKQYLTAQGSAVPAEPTMTQLIELARIPDKDPLAEARDRLLHAIHELKQQNDLNQQLTYQSLQFVNLSLDMVRPRPETVNYSKNEVQGQSQSGAKTKLSSFDSQA; the protein is encoded by the coding sequence ATGTCCATTGAACCAATTTTGACAACGCTCAATCACTTGGAAACACTGCATACGAGCTTGCTCCGTCTTTCAAACGACAAGACCGCATTGCTAAAAAGCGGCGACATCGAGGGAATTGACCAGCTGTTGAAGGAGGAGCAATCTCACCTAGCGGCTATTGTGCAAATGGACCAGAAGCGTGTACAGGAAGTGAAGCAGTATTTGACCGCACAAGGAAGTGCAGTACCTGCCGAACCGACGATGACACAATTAATCGAACTGGCAAGAATTCCGGACAAAGATCCGTTAGCAGAGGCGAGGGACCGTCTCCTGCATGCGATTCATGAGTTGAAACAGCAAAACGACCTCAACCAGCAACTGACCTACCAATCTCTTCAATTTGTGAATCTATCGCTGGACATGGTCCGTCCGCGTCCGGAAACCGTCAACTATTCGAAAAACGAAGTACAAGGGCAGTCACAAAGCGGAGCCAAAACGAAGCTCTCTTCATTCGACTCCCAAGCATAA